Genomic segment of Puniceicoccales bacterium:
AATCACTAAAAATGCGACTGATGGTGACCAAGACAGCATTCCATTAGCCCTAGGCAATCTAAACACCCAAACAAAAACGATGGGACTAAACCATCGCACCAAATGTTTTTATGAAAAAAAAGACAAAATCTTGACCTTGGTACAGGAACGCATGGCGGCCACCGGCGATAGATATAATGAAGCTTGGGCCTGGGCGAAGAGGTCAAACCCATCGCTGTTCATAGACTAACCCATTGATTAACAAGACTTTTACCTACAAAAATATGAAAAAAGAAACATTCTCTAACATTGCAGAAGGTACTCATGAAGGCAACATTACTAAGGTTGCCAAAACCAATATCACAGAGAGATATACTCTGGTCAAAATCGATACTAGCAATCCAGCCATGGTCGATATTTGCACAGATTCTGATCTGCCGATAGGCGTTGCAACCGATGAGGCATCGGCCGGAGATATTGTGAATGTAGCACTTCTGGGTTCTGCAGATACCATAAAAGCCATTGCCAGCGAGACCATAGTAGCTGGAAAATTGCTTAGGCCAACCGACGACGGAAAAATCGCACCCATTGGCACAGCCGCCGGAAGCTATAATTGTATAGGTATAGCCCTAAATAGCACCATCGCAAATAGCATGGTGGAGGTGCTATCCTGCGTACCAACTCAATATACCATAGGTGAATAACTTTACCCACATTATAAAAAACACTATAAAAATGAATACATTTGAGATTTTACCAAAGGATGACGGTTTTCAGGATTATGGAACGGTTTGTGCAGCCAATGAGTCGCGCTTCACTTCATCCCATTATTCTGAACCACTTACGGCCTTTACCGTTGGTTGGAAGGACCGAGAAAACATAGAATCATTACTGAATTTTTTAGCTCCAATGATCCCTGTTTCTCGGCGCTTTGAATTCAAAGTTGCCAATAACAACGAAGCATTTTTGTCCGAAACCGATGACATCCGTTCCATTGGCTCGGCCTTTAAAAGAATCGAATTTACCGGAACATCAGTTACATCAAAGACTTTTAATAAAGGACTTACAATTCGAGTAGATCACGATGATGTGGCCGGTGATGATTGGCGTGAGCGCTATGTTCAATTATTGCTGCAGAGATTATACCGCAATGAACTGCGTCGAGCCATATCTGCTCTGGAAGCTAACGCCCAAACCGTTGCACCAGAGGGGCAATACATATGGTCTGATGAATCCAACCCCGATGCAGATATACGTTCTGAATTAGAAGCCGCAACGGATATCACCGGCCTGCGACCAAATCGACTTGTAATAGGTGAAGCTGCCTGGGATATCAGAGCCAATGCTTATGATGCCCAAAACAATGCCGGAGCCAATCGTGCTGCTGGCTTAACATTAGAAGAACTTGCTTGCAAACTATTTATGGACGAAATCCGAGTAATAAATGCGCGCTACCAAAATGCGGCCACATCCAAGACGGCCATACTGGGCAATAGCATATATGCGTTTTTCACAAACAATGAAATCATGAAAGATGAACCGGCTAACATAAAAAGATTTGTGACGCCAGCCGATGGCTCACCATTCAGGGTTTATGTGGAGGAACATAGCAAATTCAGCGATATAACAGTGGAACATTATAGCAACATTGTAATAACTTCCACCACCGGCATAAGAAAATTGGTTGTTTCTGGCAGTTAGTCGATGACGAAATAACAAAATAGATGACAACGGAGGATTTTTAAAGGCAAAAATAGAAAATCCTCCGGAAAAAACAAAAAAACAGAAAAAATATCATGGCCAATTGGATTAAAATTATTCCCAGAGATCTATATGATTATCTGGTTGCAGAGCAGGTAGATGCGCTGCGCAAACAGGCACTGGCTAAACATCAATCTGATCCATTGGTGGAGATAATTAAAGATGTCTCTTCAATGATTCGATCTGAAATCAAAAGCAACCGTCAGAATACATTGAGCTCCTCCGCGGATGCCCTTCCTGTGGAATTAAAAAGTGTGGCCTGTAGCCTGATTTTGGAAATAGCTCAAACCAGAATTCCTGGATTAAAATTGTCCGAAGATCAGATTCGCCTGGCAAATCAATCCCGAGAACATCTGAAGAGAGTGGCAAAGGGTGATGTATTTGTATCGATTCCAGAGGATGCTGACAATTCTCAAGCCCTTGGCTTAGAAGTAATAAGCCATAGGGAAACCATTGTAACCGGTGAAACATTGAAAGGATTTTAATATGTATAGACCGAAGGATGGAATTTTAGAGAAAATTCAGGATTACCTAGTCTCACTGATCGAAAAAAATACCGAATTCCGAGGCATTCCCATATTTACGCATAAGCAAAGCAACATCGAGAGTATTATAGCAAATGCCGTTCGCGAAGGTATTGGCGTAGCGATCCTTGTAATACCTCCCGTGCCGATAAAAATAGATAAAAATGCCCCAGGTCCGGTGTTTGAAATCATAGATATTCAGCTGAAAGTAATTGAAAATATTTACACAAATAACTCCGGAAAAAGTTCGATAAATATCGCAGAGAAAATTACCTCGTTACTTCATTTGGCCAAGGCGGAGGTTGAACATTGGCATGGATATATAACCTGCTCAGACACAAGCCCTTGGGTGTCAGAAATGGGAGATCAAACCAACCTAATAACCCTAAATTTCACAGCGATGTGTTCGCTATAAAATCATGAAAATATCATTTGGTACAGTGGTATTAGCCGCCGGAAATGAGGCAAAGGAAAATCCCTTCGATCTAAAAATTTCTGGCCAAAGAAATGTGCAAATTGCCGAAACGGTCCGAGGTACCGAAGTCAAAGCCATAGATAGAGGCAATCTCCAAATTATCATAGAGTTCAAAGTCACAAAGAAATATGATTCGGAGGAAAGTGCCCAAATCCATTCTTTGAAACATTCATCGGAGCTCACCGGACTGCAATCCTATCTCACTTTGACCGGTGAGCCAAGTAACAACACTTATTATATGCATAATGCCGTGCTAGTTACGGTTCAATCTTCCTCCAATGGAAATACACTATTGCATCATTATAAAATCACCGGTGGAAGAATAACAAACAACCTGGAATTTTTATATGACCACAATAACTAAGTTTATACTACGCATAGGGATAGATACCGAAGCTTTTTGCCTCCCCATTGACGTAAATCGCAAGGAGGCGGCCCAGTTTTGGAAATCCAATGACATAGAATTTCAATTGGGCCTATTTTCCCATGGAGACCTAATTGATGTTTCGAATATAGATAAGATCTGTTTGGCTGTTAAGGCTTTAAGTAGCAATGGAACGGTGATGGATGGAGATAATCAGGCACTGATGTATGGCGAAACTTCTTCGCTGGACAATAGTGTCACACCGGAATCCTGGACCAACGGAACTGCTCAACACGCCATCATTGGTTTTTCTGAAAAGGAAACATCCTTGGCCGCTGACGATTATTGGCTAAGTCTATGGATAGTCACGAAAAATGATGCGAAAATTGTAACTGTTTGCGCTGGAAAGATTAGGATAATTGATGGCGGAAACAGCGACGCAATTATCCCGCCACCGCCACCGGAAACATATTACACCGCCGCAGAATGCGATATGCTTTTCGCAAACAAATCAAAAAATCTTTTGGATTTGGATGATGAAACCGTGGCCAGAACAAACCTTGGCCTAGGATCAATGGCTGTGCAAGGCAGCGATGATGTCGACATCACCGGAGGCAACATTTCTGGCATTTCTCCACTGGGGATAGATGCCGGAGGCACAGGTTCCAACAATAAAACATCAGCTTTCAACAATCTATCTCCCATAGCCAAACTAGGAGACATGATAGTCGGTTATGAGGAAAATTCATCAACCACCTTGGCTTTGGGCAATGAAAACCAAGTACTTACGGTAGATCCCACCTCCGAAACTGGACTTTCTTGGAAAAATTATCCCTGGAAATTGCTGAAAAAAATTAACCTAAGTTCTTCCACACCGGCAGTTATTTTCACAGAAGTGTTAGACAGCTCGCAATTCATGCACTACAAAATTGTTCTGAATTGTTGTACTAAAAGCCCAGTTTATTCACTTCTATCCATAGTCTTCGGCAGCACTGTCAATGATGAAACTTCTTGGATAACGACAGATTCGGAATACTTTTCCTCGTTGTTTGATCTTAGAGGTAACGAGACGAGATATGAAAAATACAACGGCACCGTCGGCTATGTACCTCTAGGGAATAGCAGTACAAATTTCCGCTCCTATGATGGATTTTTCAATGGAAATATCTCTCTATGGAAGGCCGGAGACACCAGTGCTTATCTACAGCTGCTGGCCGAAATGAACTACCTATGGCACGTACAATCTTCGGGTACCTACTCCAATGAAGCCGGTGCAGGAAGGTACAGTTCAACTTTCCTAAATTCGGACCTAGCCAATGTAAATTCGCTGAAAATAGAGGCCATTTCTGGCAATATTACCGGTGGCAATTTTTCAATCTACGGAATAAATTAATATGGATGATAATGCAATTATTACTCAGATAAATAAACTTCGCAATGACCTGGATAGGCTTAGCTATACTATTCAACAACAAATAGATACGCTTCGTTCACAGATTGGTAACCTGAGGAGCTGATGATGAATTGGTCTTTGCTTTATAAAGGAGAACAGAAATCATTAGCCGATTGGGGAATCAGCGACATGAAGCGGCATCTCTGCAATCAAGCCCCTGATACGGTTACATTTGTGATCAAATCCAAAGGAATTCTAGATAAATTGGTCTTTGATGCGAATGAATACATAAAAATCTACCGCGACTCTGATGTTTGGTTCCAGGGCGTGGTCACCATGACACCGATCTACGGTTCCATGGAATCAGAATTTCATAAATATACTTTGTCTGGCACCTGGTGGTTTTTGGAAAATATCATCTATCAGCAGGTTTGGAAAGAGCCTATGGATCCGGATAATCCTTCAAGCCAGTTGAAAAATATCACCAAAAGCCGTCTGATTTTGGGCCAAAATGCCGACGGCGAAGCCATAACCATAGGAGATCAAATTAGCGAAATTGTGGCCTATGCCATAGATGCCTGCTCCGTACCAATACTCCTTGATGCGTCACTGGATTTACCGATAAATATCCCCTTTGATGAATGTAAAGATCTTTCCTGTGCAGAAGCCATAAAAAAATTACTTCGTTGGATTCCAGACGCCATAGGCTATTTCGATTACTCCACCGATGAACCAACTTTGTATATTAAAACCAGAAACCAGCTGGAAGCTGTTACATTTAATATATTGTCTCCGACTGACATATCAGAATTTTCCATCCAGCCACGACATGATCTTCAAATCTCGGCGGTGGTACTCAAGTTCGAAAAAACCCATTCCACCGATGGTAAAAGTTGGAAGACAATACAGATTCAAAAATGTCCAGTTTCTGCCACCGGCACAGAACTAAAATCTCTGGTGATGACCATAGAACTCGAAGGAGTCCAATCAACCTATGTCAAACAGTATATAAAAACAGAACAAATTCAAATCGATAGCATAGCCTGGTGGAAAGCCCATCTTCCTGGCCTGGAACAGATTCCAATTGATAACATTAATATTTCAGACCAAAGCCGATCGAGCCTATTGCCCAATGAAATCATTCAGGGCAATGTGGCGGATTGGATGAATAAAACTGTGGAACAAGATGTGATT
This window contains:
- a CDS encoding DUF2190 family protein — its product is MKKETFSNIAEGTHEGNITKVAKTNITERYTLVKIDTSNPAMVDICTDSDLPIGVATDEASAGDIVNVALLGSADTIKAIASETIVAGKLLRPTDDGKIAPIGTAAGSYNCIGIALNSTIANSMVEVLSCVPTQYTIGE